One window of the Devosia sp. 2618 genome contains the following:
- a CDS encoding Na/Pi cotransporter family protein, whose protein sequence is MSSTILLIDLLGAAALLLWGLRSLKSGVNAAFGTQLRLFLASSTRNRFAAFGAGLVTTLALQSSTAMAIMVSSFVAQGLVTPVMAQAVMLGANVGTSIVTQVLALDLHWLGPAALLVGVFTSSRKSKRSRGIGEAIIGLGLMLLSLSLMSSATLPMRESPAVASFFSLLGGAPIIAIGLAALLAAVSASSLAVVLFVMSLAGAGSIDATLCLLLVAGANIGGALPPVLASGSEGIAARRVATTNLVARSLGAGLLLVAMGWIIPLVSGYSDLSRLVVDAHVGFNLALAIILLPLITPLTRLMTRLMPDRGMESESGPRHLDELALTDPPSALAAATRETLRVGDIIENMLEVSLRALKANDEQLCQSIFKLDDQVDTLQGAIKLYLARLDHANLDADALRQANAIVDYAVNLEHVGDIIERSLSRLTLKKIEKQLQFSPDGLVEIEGLYLDTLDNLQLAQSVFLSRDTRLARRLMESKLAIRVKERDSATRHMTRLQERHVATLQTTSLHLDILRDLKRINSHLASVAHPILKDAGLLRDSRLRKG, encoded by the coding sequence GTGTCCTCGACGATCCTCCTTATCGACTTGCTGGGGGCAGCAGCCCTTCTGTTATGGGGATTGCGGTCACTGAAATCAGGGGTCAATGCCGCCTTTGGCACGCAATTGCGGCTGTTTCTCGCGTCCAGTACGCGCAACCGCTTTGCAGCCTTTGGCGCCGGCCTAGTCACCACCCTTGCGCTGCAAAGCAGCACGGCCATGGCCATCATGGTCAGCTCGTTCGTAGCGCAGGGCCTCGTGACGCCCGTGATGGCGCAAGCCGTTATGCTGGGCGCCAATGTCGGCACCAGCATCGTCACGCAGGTGCTGGCGCTCGATCTGCACTGGCTCGGCCCTGCCGCCCTGCTGGTCGGCGTCTTCACCAGCAGCCGCAAATCCAAGCGCAGTCGCGGCATCGGCGAGGCGATCATCGGCCTTGGCCTGATGCTTCTGTCGCTCAGCCTGATGTCGAGCGCCACGCTGCCAATGCGGGAATCCCCTGCGGTCGCCAGCTTCTTCTCGCTTCTCGGCGGCGCGCCGATCATTGCGATAGGGCTCGCCGCGCTTTTGGCAGCCGTATCGGCATCAAGCCTTGCCGTCGTGCTGTTCGTGATGTCGCTGGCAGGCGCCGGCAGTATTGATGCGACGCTCTGCCTGCTGCTGGTCGCCGGGGCCAATATCGGCGGCGCCCTGCCGCCCGTGCTGGCCTCGGGCAGCGAGGGCATCGCCGCGCGCCGTGTGGCCACCACAAATCTGGTGGCGCGCAGTCTTGGCGCTGGCCTGCTGCTTGTGGCCATGGGCTGGATCATCCCGCTCGTCAGCGGCTACAGTGACCTGTCGCGGCTGGTCGTCGACGCCCATGTCGGCTTCAACCTGGCGCTGGCGATAATCCTCTTGCCGCTGATCACCCCGCTGACCAGGCTGATGACAAGGCTTATGCCCGACCGAGGCATGGAGAGCGAATCCGGCCCGCGCCATCTCGACGAACTTGCGCTAACCGATCCGCCGTCGGCACTGGCCGCCGCGACCCGTGAAACGCTGCGCGTCGGCGACATCATCGAAAACATGCTCGAGGTGAGCCTGCGTGCGCTCAAGGCCAATGACGAGCAATTGTGCCAGAGCATCTTCAAGCTCGATGATCAGGTCGACACTCTGCAGGGCGCCATCAAGCTCTATCTGGCGCGGCTCGATCACGCCAATCTGGACGCCGACGCGCTGCGCCAGGCCAATGCGATTGTCGATTATGCCGTCAACCTAGAGCATGTTGGCGACATCATTGAGCGCAGCCTCTCCCGGCTCACCCTCAAGAAGATCGAAAAGCAGCTGCAGTTTTCGCCCGATGGGCTGGTCGAGATCGAAGGGCTCTACCTCGATACGCTGGACAATCTGCAACTGGCGCAGAGCGTGTTCCTCAGCCGTGATACCCGTTTGGCGCGCCGCCTGATGGAGAGCAAACTCGCCATTCGCGTCAAGGAACGTGACTCCGCCACACGCCATATGACCCGGCTGCAGGAACGCCACGTCGCCACCCTTCAAACCACGTCACTTCACCTCGATATCCTGCGCGACCTCAAACGCATCAACTCGCACCTGGCATCAGTCGCGCACCCCATCCTCAAAGACGCGGGGCTCTTGCGCGATAGCCGCCTGCGCAAAGGCTAA
- a CDS encoding inositol monophosphatase family protein, translating to MQAAIEAIAHEAGELALSHFHKLASVPVESKGHLDLVTAADKEVEALVTSRLRVAFPDDGIFGEEGNAVEGTSGRTWVIDPIDGTFNFVRGGDQWAVSIGLYEDGAPTFGVINVPVRKQLVVGGEGVPTSINGVPLALAKGFDRSRASTGVGFHPAIPTDDRLQMLRFVIDDARMVFRCCGSATLSLLEVATGEVDGYIGMGESSWDLMAAMPILTQLGFGSTIDWSTSTLASKFKFACGKPEFLELVSPAVPRGALITHMG from the coding sequence CCGGTCGAATCCAAGGGCCACCTTGATCTCGTGACCGCCGCCGACAAGGAAGTTGAGGCTCTGGTCACCAGCCGCCTGCGCGTCGCCTTCCCGGATGACGGCATTTTTGGCGAAGAAGGCAATGCCGTCGAAGGCACCTCCGGCCGCACCTGGGTCATCGACCCGATCGATGGCACGTTCAACTTCGTGCGCGGCGGCGACCAGTGGGCCGTCTCGATTGGCCTCTACGAAGACGGCGCACCAACGTTTGGCGTGATCAACGTGCCGGTGCGCAAGCAACTGGTTGTCGGCGGCGAAGGCGTCCCCACTTCCATCAATGGCGTCCCGCTTGCGCTGGCCAAAGGTTTCGACCGCAGCCGTGCCTCGACCGGCGTTGGATTCCACCCTGCCATCCCGACCGATGACCGCCTTCAAATGCTCAGATTTGTTATTGACGATGCGCGCATGGTCTTCCGCTGCTGCGGCTCGGCGACATTATCGCTGCTTGAAGTCGCGACCGGCGAAGTGGATGGTTACATCGGCATGGGAGAATCCAGCTGGGATCTCATGGCCGCTATGCCCATTCTCACACAGCTTGGCTTCGGCAGCACCATAGACTGGTCCACCAGCACACTCGCATCAAAGTTCAAGTTTGCTTGCGGCAAGCCTGAATTCCTCGAATTGGTCAGCCCGGCCGTGCCACGAGGCGCTCTCATCACTCACATGGGCTAA